The Penicillium oxalicum strain HP7-1 chromosome VI, whole genome shotgun sequence genome window below encodes:
- a CDS encoding Hexokinase gives MSFLRYRTDILTGIPEDRIQFLKQYEDWFTIEAPKLRQITDHFVKELEKGLSEEGGNIPMNLTWVTDYPTGCEHGRVLTVDMGGTNLRVCEIQLALNQRNFEQTQKKFKLPGDVKTGTGEQLWDFIADRLESFIDDRQIQCSDTNKLPLAFTFSFPVQQKDIKSGVLQRWTKNFNVAGVEGHDVVPQLAAAFERKVSIHPAQKPSRLDSSQGGPGEDSDQKRTPHSFIQQLPVRIEALINDTVGTLLASRYCDPHIKVGSICSTGCNAAYMEDCSNIPKMQSCRSAGSTKVIINTEYGAFDNDRKVLPLTPFDRQIDQDSARPSTQIYEKMVAGLYIGEVLRLVLLTLHYEGRILRGQDTSRLEKKHSVEATFLSIAETDVSPDLTDLREKFEKKYGLSPTLEDLKICRYLSSLIGKRAARLFACGIAAVCKKTDFHDCHVGVDGAVFKKYCGFKSRASQALREIFDWPANERDWITLIPSESGSAVGAALAATMARGCDIGEKLTASLTSLGKVCWMRLEYDVVRFTVIPDQGTQVWAQIPVDTIFEESSYQLESNSDAINIEINISLLNRALRSTMGASSSQLRLTKKDRMPLLALTVLTTEWSEGNMALATGEAAEQSHAGRPAGTSDVVGDRRARERETWITQEIPIKILHEEVVESLHEPHCPDPDVYIILPNLMQLKSISDRFTRLASADSKGRQQGIVVAADPATSTAGTTTLSTNTAPKLELSANMHGKLRLAIANDELRIASVWSGLVNPPLDPAHISQDRASQLPSERMREAGDDDEAGWAKVRIDGKDWGRVLSVGRLSPKVVACFINDTALVLYVYLPGTWNGEESCLTYYINSFTA, from the exons ATGTCGTTTCTCCGCTATCGGACTGATATTCTGACGGGGATTCCAGAGGATCGCATCCAGTTCCTCAAGCAATATGAGGACTGGTTCACAATCGAGGCTCCAAAACTGAGGCAGATTACCGACCATTTTGTAAAGGAACTCGAAAAGGGACTTTCAGAGGAGGGTGGAAACATT CCGATGAATTTGACTTGGGTCACCGATTATCCGACTGGCTGCGAACATGGACGAGTGCTGACCGTGGATATGGGGGGCACTAACTTGCGAGTGTGTGAGATTCAACTCGCACTCAATCAAAGAAACTTTGAGCAAACCCAAAAGAAGTTCAAGTTGCCCGGTGACGTGAAGACCGGCACCGGAGAGCAGCTCTGGGATTTCATTGCGGATCGGTTAGAATCCTTTATTGACGACCGGCAGATCCAATGCTCGGACACAAACAAGCTGCCACTGGCCTTtactttttcctttcctgtCCAACAAAAGGATATCAAGAGTGGCGTGCTTCAGCGGTGGACCAAAAACTTCAACGTCGCCGGGGTAGAAGGACACGACGTGGTTCCACAGCTCGCGGCGGCATTTGAGAGAAAAGTAAGTATCCACCCAGCACAGAAGCCTTCACGCCTTGACAGCTCCCAAGGAGGTCCTGGCGAGGATTCGGACCAGAAGAGGACTCCTCACTCATTCATCCAGCAACTTCCGGTCCGAATCGAAGCATTGATCAACGACACAGTGGGCACCCTCCTGGCCTCGCGCTACTGCGATCCGCATATCAAGGTGGGCTCAATCTGCAGCACGGGCTGCAATGCTGCGTACATGGAAGACTGTTCCAACATCCCCAAAATGCAAAGTTGCCGGTCAGCAGGGAGCACAAAGGTCATCATCAATACCGAATATGGTGCATTTGATAATGATCGGAAGGTCTTACCCCTGACACCCTTTGACCGGCAGATTGACCAAGACTCGGCACGACCAAGCACACAGATTTATGAGAAAATGGTTGCTGGACTCTACATCGGGGAAGTGTTACGCCTTGTGCTGTTGACCTTGCACTATGAAGGTCGGATTCTTCGAGGGCAGGATACCAGCCGGCTGGAGAAAAAGCATTCTGTCGAGGCGACATTCTTGTCTATTGCAGAAACCGATGTCTCCCCAGATCTGACGGACTTGCGTGAAAAATTCGAAAAGAAGTATGGGCTGTCGCCCACCTTGGAAGATCTCAAAATATGTCGATATCTGAGCAGCCTCATTGGCAAACGAGCCGCTCGTCTTTTCGCGTGCGGGATCGCTGCTGTGTGCAAGAAGACCGACTTCCACGATTGTCACGTTGGGGTGGATGGTGCGGTGTTTAAAAAGTACTGTGGCTTCAAGTCACGGGCATCGCAAGCTCTCCGTGAGATATTTGACTGGCCAGCGAATGAGCGTGACTGGATCACTTTGATTCCGTCCGAAAGTGGCTCGGCCGTGGGAGCAGCACTGGCTGCCACGATGGCCCGGGGGTGCGACATTGGAGAAA AGTTGACTGCCTCGTTAACGTCCTTGGGCAAAGTGTGCTGGATGCGACTCGAGTACGATGTGGTCCGATTCACCGTGATTCCCGATCAGGGAACCCAAGTTTGGGCGCAAATTCCCGTG GACACCATCTTCGAGGAATCGTCCTATCAACTGGAATCTAATTCAGATGCCATCAACATTGAGATCAACATCAGTCTACTCAATCGTGCCTTACGGTCAACGATGGGAGCCTCATCATCTCAACTGCGATTAACCAAAAAGGACCGTATGCCCCTGCTGGCTCTCACGGTTCTCACTACCGAATGGAGCGAGGGGAACATGGCTTTGGCCACGGGCGAAGCCGCAGAGCAGAGCCACGCCGGACGTCCGGCTGGAACGAGCGATGTCGTGGGTGATCGACGCGCGCGAGAGCGCGAAACGTGGATCACGCAAGAAATCCCTATCAAGATCCTCCacgaggaggtggtggaaagCTTGCATGAGCCTCACTGCCCCGATCCAGATGTATACATCATTTTGCCAAATTTGATGCAGCTGAAGAGTATCTCCGATCGATTCACCAGACTCGCTTCAGCGGATAGCAAAGGTCGCCAACAGGGCATCGTGGTTGCTGCCGATCCAGCGACCTCAACCGCTGGGACCACGACGCTCTCCACAAACACCGCGCCAAAACTGGAGCTGTCAGCCAACATGCACGGTAAATTACGCTTAGCGATTGCGAATGATGAGCTTCGCATCGCGAGTGTCTGGTCCGGGCTGGTGAATCCTCCCTTGGACCCTGCACACATCTCCCAAGATCGGGCCTCGCAGCTGCCAAGTGAGCGAATGCGCGAggcgggagatgatgacgaggccgGATGGGCGAAAGTCAGGATTGATGGGAAGGATTGGGGTCGCGTGCTCAGTGTGGGGCGATTGAGTCCCAAAGTCGTTGCTT GCTTCATTAATGACACGGCGCTTGTTCTATACGTCTATCTCCCGGGCACATGGAACGGCGAAGAATCTTGTCTGACT TACTACATCAACTCTTTTACAGCATGA
- a CDS encoding Signal recognition particle receptor subunit alpha, whose translation MLEAFEILTTSGVVLWSKSYAPVGSHVINSLINDVFIEEKVVPQNGPVGGASPVFKKEKYTLKWKRIKEFNLIFVAVYQSLLHLGWIDKLLENISTIFIDVYKDQLKGSRARITAYKFDAYFEQQVRELEDNVGGIADVPSVGTGDKKDALVSSDNGGPPPPPVPGLIKAQYQAAHAGATSDEATPPGTPDISRTSTPVTGHLLAGKAGPGGRVSRRARKAANASANASSGDEYSRKGGKSTPKSSAKKMRKWDADGFADEDDGAVLDYSAPADETSGHAPVVEAVSQEDMGHRTGKGQFVLKDLGDEVHNILDNADAEKSKDSAPSGMVGSGFNAIGGFFRNIVGGKVLTEADLQKPLKAMEDHLLKKNVAREAAVRLCEGVERELVGKKTANFQSVDAALRIAMEASLRKILTPTSSLDLLREINAVTAPTTKQQAPRPYVMSIVGVNGVGKSTNLSKICFFLLQNNYRVLIAACDTFRSGAVEQLRVHARNLKELSARENVGEVELYEKGYGKDAANVAKDAVAYGAANKFDVVLIDTAGRRHNDQRLMSSLEKFAKFAQPDKIFMVGEALVGTDSVMQARNFNQAFGSGRNLDGFIISKCDTVGDMVGTLVSMVHATGIPIVFLGVGQHYGDLRGLSVPWAVNLLMK comes from the exons ATGTTGGAGGCCTTTGAGATTTTGACCACATCCGGCGTGGTGCTATGGTCCAAGTCATATGCCCCAGTGGGGTCCCATGTGATCAACAGCCTCATCAACGATGTATTTATCGAGGAAAAGGTCGTTCCCCAGAACGGCCCTGTGGGTGGAGCCTCACCAGTTttcaagaaggagaagtaCACTTTGAAATGGAAGAGGATCAAGGAATTCAATCTCATTTTTGTG GCCGTCTATCAATCGCTATTGCATCTTGGATGGATTGACAAGCTGCTGGAGAACATCTCGACAATCTTTATTGACGTCTACAAAGACCAACTCAAGGGGAGCCGTGCCCGGATTACAGCCTACAAGTTTGATGCATACTTTGAGCAACAAGTGCGCGAATTGGAGGACAATGTCGGCGGTATTGCAGACGTGCCTTCGGTTGGTACGGGCGACAAGAAAGACGCACTTGTTTCGTCTGACAATGGAggaccacctccaccgccagTGCCGGGTCTCATCAAAG CGCAGTATCAAGCTGCGCACGCAGGGGCGACCTCTGACGAGGCCACCCCACCCGGAACCCCTGACATTTCTCGAACCTCGACTCCTGTCACGGGTCACCTTCTCGCCGGCAAGGCTGGGCCCGGGGGCCGGGTTTCTCGCCGCGCACGAAAAGCCGCCAATGCTAGCGCCAATGCCTCCTCCGGCGATGAATACTCTCGCAAAGGAGGGAAATCTACCCCCAAAAGCTCCGCGAAGAAGATGCGCAAATGGGATGCCGATGGGTttgccgacgaggacgatggcGCGGTTTTGGATTATTCGGCACCAGCAGATGAGACGAGTGGTCATGCCCCCGTCGTCGAGGCCGTTTCCCAGGAAGATATGGGCCACAGGACTGGGAAGGGCCAGTTCGTCCTGAAAGACTTGGGAGATGAGGTTCACAACATTCTGGATAATGCCGATGcagagaagagcaaggacTCGGCGCCTTCGGGTATGGTAGGCTCCGGATTCAATGCAATCGGCGGATTCTTCCGCAACATTGTCGGTGGCAAGGTCCTCACAGAGGCAGACCTCCAAAAGCCACTGAAAGCGATGGAGGACCACTTGCTCAAGAAGAACGTTGCCCGAGAGGCCGCTGTGCGTCTTTGTGAAGGTGTTGAGCGCGAGCTTGTTGGAAAAAAGACTGCAAACTTCCAGAGCGTCGACGCCGCACTCCGCATCGCGATGGAGGCATCACTGCGCAAGATTTTGACACCCACCTCCtcgcttgatcttcttcgcgaGATCAACGCGGTGACTGCGCCTACTACGAAGCAGCAAGCCCCGCGCCCCTACGTCATGTCCATCGTTGGTGTCAACGGCGTCGGCAAGTCAACAAATCTGAGCAAAatctgctttttcttgttgcAAAACAATTACCGTGTCCTCATTGCAGCTTGCGATACCTTCCGGTCCGGTGCCGTCGAGCAATTGCGTGTTCACGCACGCAACCTGAAAGAACTCAGTGCGCGTGAGAATGTCGGAGAGGTGGAGCTGTACGAGAAGGGATACGGAAAGGACGCAGCCAACGTTGCCAAGGATGCAGTCGCGTACGGCGCGGCGAACAAGTTTGATGTTGTCTTGATCGATACCGCCGGCCGCCGCCACAACGATCAACGACTCATGTCTTCCCTGGAAAAGTTCGCCAAGTTCGCTCAGCCTGACAAAATTTTTATGGTTGGTGAGGCTCTGGTTGGAACCGACAGTGTCATGCAAGCGCGCAATTTCAACCAGGCCTTTGGCAGCGGACGGAACTTGGATGGATTTATCATCAGCAAGTGTGATACCGTTGGTGACATGGTCGGCACACTGGTGAGCATGGTCCATGCCACCGGTATTCCCATTGTCTTCTTGGGAGTAGGACAGCACTATGGGGATTTGCGAGGATTGAGTGTTCCTTGGGCTGTGAACCTGCTGATGAAGTAG
- a CDS encoding GTPase-activating protein GYP7, with product MASSTKYTPPPTPPSPTGSYYDLSDDDEDEYNTIAHARSGRGVKLLFSKSKVYVHPSSSAKDNIAGFIALLQQKPKSGPSGATTTTQSNADASSYLLAWVPEASLGDAYDTYVKVDLADDDSPPRQRCLVPPLPTTTTARDPIGLYSFAVPVSEIYSLLVRPPSLGWWFGSVVINTRSGDSFPALFFHDSECESTILQKKKRVKESFDPFDNEGSLFWGGDEVLRWLRRYVDVQRSSVDRNVYLVNPSHEDQLSFGRGMSSSDATITKAQPEASAAGPQRDASMDPLMKTLKETRWKVLEQLSKITTFTRRTANELADNPRIPPQVRRLMKNPEVQTLQDEFDSARLYLARWAMSIAEQGEKDRNQRIWTAQDVLESENSAVGDFEILELETANLGIQERRKVVTLAEWEEFFDPVTGRLRITVEEVKERIFHGGLDPNDGARKEAWLFLLGVYSWDSSREERQAMMASKRDEYIRLKAGWWERMVDGSCDTEEYEHWKEQRNRIEKDVHRTDRTIPLFAGEDIPHPDPDSPFAETGTNVHLEQMKDMLLTYNEYNPDLGYVQGMSDLLAPLYAVMQDDAVAFWAFVGFMDRMERNFLRDQSGMRSQLLALDHLVQLMDPQLYLHLQSADSTNFFFFFRMLLVWYKREFDWPDVLRLWEALWTDYYSSGFHLFIALAILEKHRDVIMDHLKHFDEVLKYINELSNTMDLVPILTRAESLFRRFERSVQAIDKKDNFPIPSAQQRRPGGGASDATSKGKSPQRATMGSSSGVQAPSALQKAIDMDKPKIISPELRQLLKKDIPWKRPPPS from the exons ATGGCGAGCTCGACAAAGTACACCCCTCCGCCGACGCCACCTTCTCCGACAGGATCATACTATGATCTGAGTGAtgacgacgaagacgaatACAACACTATTGCCCATGCCCGCTCCGGCCGAGGTGTGAAGCTGCTCTTCTCCAAAAGCAAA GTCTATGTCCACCCCTCATCCTCTGCAAAAGATAATATCGCCGGATTCATCGCTCTCCTCCAACAAAAACCGAAATCGGGCCCCAGCGGGGCGACAACGACTACGCAGTCCAACGCAGATGCTTCTTCATATCTCTTAGCGTGGGTTCCAGAAGCTTCCTTAGGAGATGCTTACGATACCTACGTCAAAGTCGATCTGGCAGACGACGACTCTCCGCCCCGCCAAAGGTGTCTGGTCCCGCCTCTTCCGACAACCACCACGGCTAGAGACCCCATCGGGCTGTACTCCTTCGCGGTCCCCGTTTCCGAGATATATTCCTTGTTGGTGCGTCCTCCGAGCCTGGGTTGGTGGTTCGGCAGCGTGGTGATCAATACTCGATCCGGAGACAGCTTTCCAGCTTTGTTCTTCCACGACAGTGAATGCGAGTCCACCATtttgcaaaagaagaagcgcgtCAAGGAGAGCTTTGACCCATTTGACAACGAAGGAAGCCTCTTCTGGGGCGGAGATGAGGTCTTGCGATGGCTTCGCAGATATGTTGATGTCCAGCGCTCGTCGGTCGATCGAAACGTATACCTGGTCAATCCTTCCCATGAGGATCAGCTCTCCTTTGGCCGAGGCATGAGTAGCTCTGATGCGACGATCACCAAGGCCCAACCGGAAGCGAGCGCTGCGGGTCCGCAGCGCGACGCCAGCATGGACCCGTTGATGAAGACTCTCAAGGAGACACGCTGGAAAGTATTGGAACAGTTGAGTAAAATCACCACATTCACCAGACGCACTGCGAATGAGCTCGCCGACAACCCTCGGATTCCGCCGCAAGTCCGGCGCTTGATGAAGAATCCAGAGGTTCAGACTCTGCAGGATGAATTTGACAGCGCGAGACTCTATCTGGCGCGATGGGCGATGAGTATCGCCGAGCAAGGTGAAAAGGACCGGAACCAGCGGATCTGGACCGCACAGGACGTGCTCGAGTCTGAGAACAGCGCGGTCGGTGACTTTGAGATTCTTGAGCTGGAGACTGCCAACCTGGGTATCCAAGAACGACGGAAAGTGGTCACTCTGGCCGAATGGGAGGAATTCTTCGACCCGGTCACAGGGCGGCTGCGGATCACTGTCGAGGAAGTCAAAGAGCGCATCTTTCACGGAGGACTGGATCCCAATGATGGCGCAAGGAAAGAAGCCTGGTTATTCTTGCTGGGTGTCTATTCTTGGGACAGCAGTCGCGAGGAACGACAGGCAATGATGGCCTCGAAACGGGATGAGTACATTCGCTTGAAGGCTGGCTGGTGGGAGCGCATGGTCGACGGTAGCTGCGATACCGAGGAGTATGAGCACTGGAAAGAGCAGCGCAACCGGATAG AGAAGGATGTGCACCGCACCGACCGTACGATACCTCTCTTTGCTGGAGAGGATATACCCCATCCAGATCCTGATTCTCCATTCGCCGAAACAGGAACGAATGTGCATCTAGAGCAGATGAAGGATATGTTGTTGACATACAATGAATACAACCCTGACCTGGGCTATGTGCAAGGCATGAGCGATCTTCTGGCCCCTCTCTACGCCGTCATGCAGGACGACGCGGTCGCCTTTTGGGCGTTTGTTGGCTTTATGGACCGAATG GAGAGAAACTTCCTCAGAGATCAATCTGGGATGCGTTCTCAGTTACTTGCACTGGATCACCTGGTTCAGCTGATGGACCCCCAACTCTACCTCCATCTACAATCCGCCGATAGCaccaacttcttcttcttcttccgcatGCTGCTGGTCTGGTACAAGCGGGAGTTTGACTGGCCCGATGTCCTCCGTCTCTGGGAGGCTCTCTGGACCGACTATTACTCCAGTGGCTTCCACCTTTTCATCGCTCTGGCCATTTTGGAGAAACACCGTGATGTGATCATGGATCATCTGAAGCATTTCGATGAAGTTCTCAAGTATA TCAACGAGCTTTCAAACACCATGGACTTGGTACCCATTCTCACCCGGGCGGAATCACTATTCCGACGCTTTGAGCGGTCCGTTCAAGCGATAGACAAGAAAGACAATTTCCCGATTCCATCTGCGCAACAACGCCGACCAGGGGGCGGTGCTTCAGACGCCACTAGTAAAGGAAAGTCCCCTCAGCGGGCAACTATGGGATCCAGCAGTGGTGTGCAAGCCCCCTCGGCACTTCAAAAGGCAATTGATATGGATAAACCAAAAATCATCTCTCCCGAATTGCGTCagctcttgaagaaagaCATACCGTGGAAGAGGCCACCGCCATCATAG